AAGACGGCCATTGACGTAGGGGAAGGCCGCCAAGTGGTGCGGTTTGTCCTCGGGGCGCTCTGTATCGAGGGCAAGGAACACACCCCGCAAGAAATCCGCGGCGTCGGACCCATCAGCTTGGGTGTGTGACCCCACAGCATTGGTGAACTGGCTCTCGTCGAAGATCTCAGTGTCCTCAGCGAAGAAGCAGAAGAGTAGCCGCGTGAAGAACACGTTCAGTGAGTGACGTCCGTTTGGCTGTTCAAGCACGCCAGGGTTCGCAGCCAACAGCTCGTCGAAGAGCTTGCCCATACGCTCTGCAGCCTTGACGTCAGCAATCTTCTCGGCAACGTATTGCGCCTTCTCCATGCCGGCCCAAGGCAAGAAGAACGTGAAGTGCTTGTCGATGTCACGAATGGGGAATCCGATGGTCTCGCCGACCTGCGTGTCGATCGCGACGACCTCGTCGTAGTCCATGACGATCACAAATCGCGGGCTGTACCTCACCACCGCTGCCGAGATTCGTAGCTCCTCGAGCTCGGCCAGTGGGTCGCCATCGGTTTCGCGGAAATAGACGACGTTCTTCTGAGCGACCTCACGCGACGGGTCGGCCGCAACATTGAGCGAGGCGCCGTTCTTCAGGCGGGTGACGTTGCCTTTAGGCTTTCCGTATGCAAGCAACAAATCGAAGATAAATTCGCGGTCGTACGATTCTCGACCTGCAAGTGGAGCGACGCGTTCCTCTATGGCCTTGAGATTAAGTTTTGCCATCGTGCTCTCGCCAATTCTTTACGGGCGCGCCGTTACCGGCTGCGCGACCTCGCGATCGGAACGATCGATCATCTTTCCGATCATCTCAGATCATATAGGCGGGAGCCTTCTGTGAAGCAGCGAGTGAGTGCTTCGATTGGTAGCGGGCATCGTCGCGGAGTTTCGCGAGTGGGGTTCGCGGTGCAACTGAAGTCATCATCCACGTGGGAGGTCGCCGCAGGCCTGGCGTACGATGATTTGTTCTTACCGTTCTGATGCTGCATATCTCGGCGGTTATGGTTGTCGCCGCGGCAACTTCCCAGAGTGAGAGATCTTTTTCGGGAGCCAAGGCACTGCGCTCGTTTTCTCGTATGACACGGGAGTTATCCGCGGGCAAGCAAGATTGATCACTTGGACGAATCGGTCATTCTACTTGCGCAGCAAGTCCCCAACCTCCCGCATCCCTGCCAACACCGCATCGCGCCCGTCAGCCCCCGAATCCCATTTCGCCAGCACCGCATAGGCGATCCGCCGCTCGCGCCCCATGACCAGCCCTAAGTCAGCACGCACATTTGAGATCGTGCCCGTCTTGTTCCACAGCCAGACGTCGCGGTCGAACGCGTAGTGGGCGAGCGGGTCGAGGTTGAACGCCGAGGCGACCATCGAGAGGTCCATGCCGGCGCCGAGCCAGCGCTGCAGCAGGTCGGACGACGCGGGGGAGAGATCTTGCTCAAGCGCCAGTCGCGAGACGAACCGTACCAGCTCGGTCGCGTTCGCGTGCGACAGCGTCGCCGGCTTGCCCGGCGGGATCGGCCAGCGCACCACGTCGTCGAGCGCCGACTCGGTGTAGCCGAGATCTCGCGTGTGCTGCTGCACCGCGGGCAGGCCCAGCACGCGGCACAGCGTGTTAGTCGCCGCGTTGTCGCTGAACGCCCCGATGAACGCCGCGATGTCGTACAGCGGCAGCGTGCTCGTCTGCAGCAGGTGCCAGATGCCCGACTCGTCCATGTGCTCGACCGGGCGCCGCGTCACCATCTCTTCGAGCGACCGCGTGCCCGCGTCGACCTCGGTGAGCAGCTTGTGCAGCAGGAAGATCTTGCCGACGCTGGCGGTGTCGAGCACCCGGTCGGGGGTCTTCGACAGCAGCACCTCGCCCGTGTCGATGTCGGTGACGAGCACCGACCACTGGGTGCCGTGCTCTTCGGTGAATGCGATGGTCATTGAGCTCCCTTGCTCTCGGTGGGTGGGGTTGGCGCCGCCGGCGCGTCCGCCCGATGAATTTCGCGCAGCACCTGCAGCAGCGACTGCGTCAGCAGGTGGGGCGCGGTGGGGGCGACGAGCGCCCAGACGCTGCGCGACAGGTGCACATCGGGCACGTTGAGCACCACGGCATCGGCCGGCACCGCGTTCAGCGCCGCCCGCGGCACGTACGCCCCGGCGATGCCCGAGCCCGCGAGCCGCAGCGACACCGCGAAGTCGTCGGCCCGCGCCACGATCTGCGGGCGCAGGCCGTGCGCGGCGAACAGGCTCTCGATGATCACGCTGTCGCTCGACCCCGTGTGGTGCAGCACCCACGGCCGGCCGGCGAGCGCCTCGACCGCGACCTGCGGCGAGTGGTGCAGCCCCCACGAGCGGGGCACGACGAACAGATAGGGATCCTCGCCGACCGCCACGCTCTGAAGCGTCTTGGGCCAGCTGAGCCCCGTGTTCTCGACGCGGTAGACGACCGACACGTCGATGTCCTCCCCGTCGACGAGCGCCTTCACGCTGAGCGACGGGTCGCGCACGCTCAGCCGCAGCCGCGAGCTGTGCCCGTCGGCCCCCGTGAGCTGGGCCAGGAATGGGCTGAGCGCGTGCACGAGGCTGGGGTAGACGCTCAGCCGCAGCTCCTCGAGGCTCTCGCCCGACGCGCTCTTTGCTGCGTTCACCGCCTCCTGGATCGCCTCGAGCTCGGCGAGCACCGTTGTCGAGCGCTGCGCCATGAGCTGCGCCGCGACCGTCGGCCGCACGCTTCTGGCCGTGCGCTCAAACAGGGCGACCCCGGCGCTCGCCTCGAGGGCAGCCATCTGCTGCGACACCGCCGACGGTGTGTACCCGAGCCGGTTCGCGGCCGCGACGAACGAGCCCTGCTCGATCACGACGACGAGCGTGCGCAGGTGCGAGGGGTTGAGCATGCGGCCTCCACGTCTCTGGGGTGGGCGAATGGGGTGGGCTGATTGGGGCGGCGAAATCGGCGAACATCACCCACCGTAGGGCGAAACCACCGAGCAACAGCGTTGCTTACGCTGATGGTGCCACACTCGGTGCCCCGGCGCTAGCGTTTCGCGCGGCCGCCGCCATACTCTGAAGGCGACACAGTGGTCCGCTCGCAAGCGTAGGCCACCGCCATCTACCGGTAAGGGAAGCTAATGCGAAGCGTGCTGTACGTCCACCCGAACATTCGCTCGCTCGACGCGAGCGAGTCGGTGCACGGCGCCATGCTCGTCACGGACGGCCGCATCGCGGCCCTCGGCACCCCCGCCGACCTCGCCGCCCGGGTCACCCCCGGCACCGAGACGATCGAGCTGCCGGGCGAGGTCGTGCTGCCCGGCTTCCACGACGCCCACATCCACACTGGCAATCTCGCCCGCGAGATCGGGGCGCCCGACCTCCGCGGCCTCGCGAGCCTCGACGACACCCTCGCCGCGCTGCGCGAGTACGCGATCGCGAACCCCGGCGACACCTGGGTGCTCGGCGGGCGCTGGGACCGCAACGCCTGGCAGGGCCGCCCCGAGCCGACCCGCCACCACCTCGACCAGATCTTCGGCGCCCGGCCCGTGGCGCTGCCGAGCGTCGACGGCCACTCGGTGTGGGCGAACACGGCCGGCCTGCGCGCCGCGGGCATCACCGCGGGCAGCGGGGATCCTGTGGGCGGTCGCATTGCCCGCGAGGCCGGCGGAACCGAGCCCGCGGGCCTGCTCTTTGAGAGCGCGATGGACGAGATTCGCGAGTTGTCGGAGGCCGCGATCGCGGCGGACCTGCACCTGTACCTGCGCGAGGCGCACCGGCGCCTGCTCGCCTCCGGCATCACCCACGTCACGAACTTCGAGGGGGAGGACGTGCGCGCCGCCTACGCCCGCTTGCGGCAGGACGACCAGCTCGGCCTGCGCGCCCACCTCGGCCTCTCAATGGACGCGCTCGACCTCGCGATCAGCGAGGGGCGGCGCACCGGCGACGGCGACGAGTGGATCACCACCGGCCCCGTCAAACTGTTCTCGGACGGCGCCCTCGGCTCGCACACCGCGCACCTGCACCACGCGTTCGAGGGTGACCCGGGCAATCAGGGCATCGAGGTGATCCCGTTTGCCCAGCTCTGCGAGCTCGTCGACCGGGCCGTCGCGCACGGCATCGCGGTTGCGACCCACGCCATCGGTGACCGCGCGAACACCCTCGTGCTCGACGCCTACGAGCGGGCGCACGCGCAGACGCGGGCCGCGGGCCTCACGAACCGCATCGAGCACGCGCAGCACCTGCGCTGGGCGGATGTGCCGCGCTTTGCCGAGCTCGGCGTCGTCGCCTCGATGCAGCCCATTCACTGCACGAGCGACTTCCCGCTGAGCGTCGAGCTGCTCGGCGACCGCGACATCGCGCACTACCCGTGGCGGTCGCTCATCGACGCGGGCGCGCTCGTCGCGTTCGGCTCGGACGCCCCCGTCGAGCCCGCGAACCCCCTGTTCGGTGTCCACGCCGCGGTCACCCGCATGCGGCGGGATGGCGTGCCGCCCGGCGGGCGCGAGCCCGAGCAGCGCGTCAGCCTGACCGAGGCGCTGCGCGGGTTCACCTCGGCCCCCGCGCGGGCGGCGGGCCTGGGCTCCGAGTTCGGACGGCTCGCGGTCGGCGCGCACGCCGACTTCGTCGCGCTCTCGCAGGATCCCTACGCCGTCGACCCCGGCGAAATCGCGGGGCTGTCGGTCGCCCTGACGGCGGTCGCCGGCGACGTCGTCCACATCGCCTGAAGCACCTCCAGTCGTTTTCACACGCAGTCATTCCACACCAACGCAGTCAAAGGAGACACACTATGGAAAAGCACACGAAGGTCCGCGCACTCGCCGGCATCTTGAGCCTCGGGTTCGCCGTCGCGGGCCTCACCGCCTGCGGCGGGCAGTCGCTCTCAGACACGGGTGACTCGGCCGCGGCCGACACGAAGGTCGAGTTCATGGTCGTCCCCGAGGAGGAGAAGGCGAAGAGCGTCATCGAGGGGATCGAGCCCTCCGAGACTGCCGCGGCCCTCTTGCCCGACAACTTCAAGTCCGACGGCCTGAACTGGGTGACGTCGGTCGGGTACCCGCCCATGGAGGAGTGGGGCACGAACGGCACCGACATCATCGGCGTTGACCCGGCAATGGCGCATGCCATCTCGCGCAAGCTGGGCGTGAACGCGACCCTCGTCGACCAGGAGTTCAACTCGATGATTCCGGGCCTCATCTCGAAGCGCTACGACGTGCTCGCGAGCTCGATGACCGACAACGCCGAGCGCCGTGAGACGACGACGTTCGTCAACTACGTGAGCGCGGGCAACGCGTTCCTGGTCGGCAAGGGCAACCCCGAGGGCATCGAGGTGCCCGACGACCTGTGCGGCAAGACGGTCGCGGTCGTTGACTCGGGTTCGTCGGCGCTGCTCGCCGACGAGTACTCGAAGGGTTGCACCGATGCCGGGGCCGCGGCCTACGACATCCTGCGCTTCGATGGCGACTCGGCCGCGAACCTCGCGGTGCAGAGCGGCCGCGCCGTCGCGACCATCACCGACTACCCGGTGGCGGCGGCTCGCGCGGCCGACCCGGTGAACGAGATGGACTTCGTCGGCATCGAGGGCGGCGAGAGCCTCTGGGGTCTCGGCATCGACAACGCGAACCCCGAGCTCGCGAAGGCCGTGCAGGCAGCACTCCAGGAGCTCATGGACGACGGTACCTACCTCGAGCTGCTGAAGGCGTGGAACGTCGAGGGCATGGCTATCAACGAGGCCACCATCAACGGCGGCGCGTAACCGCCCCCTGTCACCCCACCCGTCCACCGAATGAAAGGCGCACCATGAGCAGCCGATCACGCACGGTGCCGTTCGAGACCCCCACGGGTGAACGCATCGACATCGCCCCCGCCCTCCACTGGAAGCGGTGGCTGACCGGAGCCGTCGTGCTCGCCCTGGTGCTCTGGGCGATCTCGATCCTGGTGTTCAACCCGAACATTCGGTGGAACCGGGTGGGGGAGTACCTGTTCTCCCCGCGCATCCTCGAGGGCGTGATGGTCACCATCTGGGTGAGCATCGCGGCGACGATCCTGGGCCTCGTGCTCGGCGTCGTGCTCGCCATCATGAAGATCTCGAAGAACCCCGTGCTGCGGGTGACCGCGGAGGGCTACATCTGGTTCTTCCGCGGCACCCCGGTGCTCGTGCAGCTGATCTTCTGGTTCAACCTCGCGTTCCTCTTGCCGTACATCACGCTGCAGATCCCGTTCACTCAGATCGGCGTGCGCTGGGACACGAACTCGCTCATCTCGGGCTCGGTCGCGGCCCTGCTCGGCCTCGGGCTCAACCTCGCCGCGTACTTCGCGGAGACGGTGCGCGCCGGCATTCAGGCCGTCGACCAAGGGCAGCGCGAGGCGTCGCTCGCGAGCGGCATGACGAGCGGGCAGACCATGCGCCTCATCGTGCTGCCGCAGGCGATGCGCATCATCATCCCGCCCACCGGCAACGAGTTCATCTCGATGCTCAAGACGACCTCGCTGATCGTGGTCGTCGCGGGCAACGACCTGATGACCAACGCGAGCCGCATCTACAAGCAGAACAACCTCATCATCGAGCTGCTGATCGTCGCGAGCATTTGGTACATGTTCCTCACCGCGATCGCGACCTACCTGCAGTCGCTGCTCGAGAAGCGGTATGGGCAGGATCGCGTCCGCCTCATCCGCGGCGAGGGATTCAGTCAGCGGGTCATTCGCGTCGCCACCGGGGCGATCACCCTGCCTCGGGGGCCGAAGGGCCGGTCGGGCCCGCCTCCCGGCGCAGGCGCCGCGGCGAAGGAAGAAAAGGAGGTCGTGCGATGAGCGAACTATTGGTGGACGCCGCCGGGGTGCGGAAGTCGTTCGGCGCCGCGCAGGTGCTCAAGGGCGTGGACTTCCAGGTGCGCCGGGGCGAGGTGAGCTGCATTATTGGCCCCTCAGGATCCGGCAAGTCGACCTTCCTCCGCACCATCAACGCGCTCGAGTCGATTGACGCGGGCAGCCTGATCGTGCGCGGCGAGCAGGTCGGATACAGCCTGCGCGGCGGCAAGTACCACCCGTGGAACGACAAGGAGATGGCGCGCTTCCGCTCGCACATCGGCATGGTGTTCCAGCGCTTCAACCTCTACGGGCACCTGAGCGCGCAAGAGAACGTGGCGGCGAGCCTGATCCACGTGAAGAAGCTGCCGCAGTCGGTCGCCAACGCCCGGGCGCTCGAGCAGCTCGACCGGGTGGGCCTCGCGGACCACGCGCAGAAGTTGCCGCACCAGCTCTCGGGCGGGCAGCAGCAGCGGGTCGCGATCGCACGGGCGCTCGCGATGGACCCCGAGCTCATCTTGTTCGACGAGCCGACGAGCGCGCTCGACCCCGAGCTGGTCGACGAGGTGCTCGAGACCATGCGCGGCCTCGCCCGCGACGGCATGACGATGATTGTCGTCACGCACGAGATCGCCTTCGCGAAGGAGGCGGCCGACACGCTGAGCTTCTTCGACGAGGGGCGCGTCATCGAGTCGGGGGCGCCGAGCGCGATCCTGGAAGACGCGAGCTCGGTGCGCACGCGGGGCTTCCTGGACCGGGTGCGATGAGCGCGGGGCTTGCGGTGGTGCATCCCGTCATCGGCATCTTGGGCGGCATGGGCCCCGCGGCCACCGCGGACTTCTACTCCAAGATCGTGCGCGCGACACCCGCGCTGCGCGATCAGGACCACCCGCAGGCGCTGATCTGGTCGGACCCGAGCATTCCCGACCGCACCTCGGCGCTCGCCGGCGCCGGCCCGCACCCGGGCCCGCAGCTCGCGGACGGCGCGCGGCGGCTCGAGCGCGGGGGAGCGGGGCTCATCGCCGTGCCCTGCAACACGGCCCACGCGTTTCTCGCCGAGATTCAGGCCGCGGTCGATATTCCGGTGCTGAACATGATCGAGGAGACGCGGGACCGCGTGATCGAGGACGGGCTCGTGCCCGCCCGGAAGATTGCGCTGCTCGCCACCCTCGGCACGGTGCGGGCGAGGCTATACCAGCACGCGTTTGCGCGCAGCGGGGTCGAGGTCGTGGTGCCCGATGCCTCGTTGCAGGGGAGGGTCGCCGAGGCGATCGCGTGCGTGAAGAGCGATGCGGGCGACGCCCGTGCGGGCGAGCTGCTCGCGTCGGTCGTGGCGGCGTTCGCCGCCGACGGGATCGATGCCGTCATCGCCGGGTGCACCGAGCTGCCGATCGCGCTCGCCCAGGTGTCGGCGCTGCCGCTGCGGGTCGTCGACCCGACGCAGGTGCTGGCCGAGGCAGTGGTGCGGGAAGCGTTTGCTGAGGCGGGCGGTTCTCTGGCTGCCAGCGCGGCCGCCGCCGACTCGAATGCTGCTGGTTCGAGCGTTGCAGAGACGAACACCCGGGAAGGGGTGACCGCATGACCGCGAACTCCAGGCCACGCTTGGCCGATCTCGGCATCGGGCCGGGCCCGTTTCCGCGTGGCGAGCTCAACGCAATCACCGACGTCGCCGGGGTCGAGATCGGCCACGCGACCATCGCCGCGCACGAGATCAACAGTGGCGTGACCGCGATCGTGCCGCGCCAGCTCTCGGCCGAGCGGCGGACGCTGCCCGCCGGGCTCGCGGTCGGCAACGGCTACGGCAAGCTGATCGGCGCGACGCAGATTCAGGAGCTGGGATCGATCGAGACCCCGATCCTGCTCACCAGCACGCTGTCCGCGTTCCGCGCCGCCGACGCCCTCGTGACCGAGGTGCTCGCGCAGCCGTGGCACGCGAAGACCACGACGCTGAACCCGGTCGTCGGCGAGACGAACGACGGCTTCCTGTCGCACATCCGCGACCGGCCGGTCACAGGGGAGCACCTGCGGGCTGCGCTCGCCGCAGCCGCGAGTGGGCCGGTGGCCGAGGGCGCCGTGGGCGCCGGGGCCGGCACGACCGCGCTCGGGTTCAAGGGCGGCATCGGCACGGCGTCGCGCGTGGTCGCCGTCGGGTCACGCTCGGTCACCGTCGGCGTGCTGGTGCAGAGCAACTTCACGGGTCTGCTGCGCATCGCGGGCGTGCCCATGCCGTCCGCCGAGCTCGTGCCAGGGCCGACGGCGGAGACGGTCGGGAATTCGTGCATGATCGTCGTTGCGCTCGACGCCCCGTTCGACGGGCGGCAGCTTTCGCGCATCGCGCGCCGCGCGGTCATCGGCATGCGCGGGGTCGGCGCAGACTTCTCGAACGGCAGCGGCGACTACGCGATCGCGTTCACGACTGGCGCGGGGGAGTCCCTCGCCGACGACCACTGCTCGGGGCTCTTCCACGCGACGATGCTCGCGGTCGAGGAGGCGCTGATTAACTCGATCCTGCGGGCCGAGACGCGGACGGGGCCCGAGGGGCGCGTGGCGCACGGAATCCCGGTGGATGCGGTGCGGGAGCGGCTGGAGCGGGCTGGGGTGACTGGGTTGGAGTGAAGAACTGACCAGTAGTCGATAGGGTCTCGGAATTCGGTCACGGTTGTGCGCGGAAGCGCTTCGTGCACGGTGATCTACCGGGCGCTGCTGCGGGCTCTTGCGGCGTGCATCGCCACCCTTCCGCGCTCAGGATGCGAGGGTATGCTGGCGGAACTGTGTCTCACTCGTCGACGATCTCCCCAGCGCGGCTGCGCCTGGGCGTGGCCAGGCCCTTGTCCGCTGCGCTTCTGCTGCTAGGGAGCGCGGTGCTTGCTCCGTTCTCCCTCCCTCAAGCCGCCTACGCCGAAGGTCCGAGCGTCTTTGCGGCGAGTGATCTGCAGATGCTTGCATCGGCCGACGCCGAGAACTCCGTAACCGATATCGACCTCTCGCTTGACGTTGAGGAGGCGCCGACGGTACCGGTCGCGCCCGCTGCGGAATACACCCTCGAGCAGTTCATGTTTACCGGGTCGGTGAACTGGGGCGGTTATCGCTTCACCTATTACAGTCAGCAGGTGCTTCCTGGTGGTGGACTTGCGATCTCCGGTCGACACGTGAACGCGGGCGGCTACGTGAGTGACGGCGACGGGTTCATTGTTCTCGCGGGTTCAGCACCCAAGGGTACGGTCTTCGAGACCCCGTTCGGGTACCCCGGAAAGATCTACGATCGCGGCACCGTCGGCAATCACCTCGACGTCTACATCAGGTAGCAACTCAGCGGCAGCTCGCGGCTCTGCCGTCGGCGAAAGCGTCTGCGGAGCCCCGTCGTGGACATGACGGATTTCGACCCCGACTCATGTGATCCGGAACCTGCTGCGAGCTGCAGTGCGCAAAATAGTCACGGTGACTTTCTGGCCTGGACGGCAGACATTCATGGGGCGGGATTCAAGATACCGCTGATGTTCTTCCTTCATTGGCTGATTTCGCTCCGGCTGACCTGGAGCTGGCCCATATGAATGAACGAAGTGTTGTGCGTTCGGCGACGGCGACTGCTCGGGGCTCTTCCACGCGACGATGCTCGCGGTTGAGGAGGCGCTGATCAACTCGATCCTGCGGGCCGAGACGCGAATTGGGCCCGAGGGGCGCGTGGCGCACGGGATCCCGGTGGACGTGGTGCGGGAGCGGCTGGAGCGAGCTGGGGCGACGAGGTTGATGTGATGTGCGCGGTGATGACACTCCGGCTGGAGAGAATGATCCGGGCTACCGTCGTATCCCCAACGCAGCCAGTGGATTCCGCTTCGGCTCACTTGCATCGGCTGGCTCGACACCAGGCTCGAATCCCTTTTCCCGCATGAAGCTCAGCGCACGTTCGATCGAGCCGAGCTTCTCAACGAGTTCTTTCAATGCAGGTGCTGACTCGTCGGAGAACTCATCAAGCCGCTCATGCTTACGTCGCAAGCTAGTCTCGATCTCCACAAAGTTTGCCCATACGGCCCGGTCCTGCGCTGGGTCGACCCCATTGCGCAGAATTACCAAGGCCAGCTGTCGCGAAACAACCTCCTCCAACGTTCCCGAGGAAGTGTCAGCGCTGGCAAGACCGTATGCGATGCTACCGCCGCCAGCGGTTACAAGCGTTCCCGCGGTGAGCAAGCCACCGATCATTCCGCCCGGTCCAAAGCTAGCCAAGGCGCTAGTGACCACGGCTGCTCCAGCAAGTCCCGGTGCGGCAGCGAGTGCGAGTCCACCTGTCGCAACCACAAGAGCTACCGCTCCAGCGCCCACAATTCCCCATCGGACCCAATCCACGCCGCGCTTGCCACTGGCCACTTCCTGGGCCAGCTTTGCTGCGGCGAATACCTCGGCGCCATATAGACTCCCGAGCCCCATTTCGGCTGTGAGATCTTGAAGTGCCTCCTCTCGCTTATCCCTTGGAACTGAAATCTCAAAAGGACGAATGATGTTTTCTGATGCGATCAGAGTGAGCACGAGAGATGCTTCGTCTTTTGACATGTGGCTGCTCGGGAGCGGTTCGGGTGCAAAAGCATCCGGGTCGGAGAGATCGAAAGCGAGGCGTGCAATCTCAAATGGAAGCCCTCGATTCTCATCTAGGTTCCGTTGCCTGACCCCGCCAACTGCGGCGGCCTGAACGTGGCGAAGCGCGCCGGCGTATCGATCTCGGAGGTCACCTTCGAGCCTAAGCTGGATTAGGTGGGCATATCGCAGGGCCCAAAGGACGATTCGCTCGGCGTAGTCCACTGGAATGTCAAGGCTCTTCTCTGCGCGCGCAATTTCTTTCGACCTCGAACCGAAGAGTGCGAAACCGATCGCTGAAGCAACGGACTCATCGGCAAGGTATTCGACTGCATCGTGCACACGCGGGGACAATTTCGACTGGGTACAGAAATCAATTACCCACGGAAAGACAGAAGAAACGCCTCGGTGGGCAGCGACCGGATCGTGTGAGTTCCAGAAGTTCACCCACCAGGCCAGATTCGTAGGTGGCTCCTTCAGGATGTCGCGCAGGTTTCCTGGGTTGAAGTTGCCATTCGCAAGCGGGCTTCCGATCGTCACCATCCCCGAGACCTTCAATCCAGACGGTAGGCGACGCACGAGATCCGCGGCGATCACCGATCCGAGGCTGTGGGCCACGATTACGACTTGCCCCGACTCGGGAAGCGTGGAGAGGATCCGGCTAAGTACTTGAGCACGAATCTGCGGCTTCTGCATGTAGTTTCGCGCCTGCGCAAATTGTGGAAGTTTGACGGCGAGATCGATGGTGGTGTCTCCGCCGATCCGGGCGCTGCCATGATTGTGACGCCCCAGCCTGAACTCAATTGCGCCGATTCGCCGTTCGAAATCTCGACGGTTCTGACGAGCCTGCGCTCGAGGGGGCTGCTTGACAGTGATTTCAGGAAGGGCCGTTTTATCGTCCGAGCCCAGGAGAGCGTGCGCATACTTGGGAACGATCACCCGCGTTTCTGTGAGCTCTGGGTATCCAAGGCTAACTAAGGCGGTGGAAAGCGAATCTCTCCAGTCGTCATTAACATCGCCGGCTCCTACACCGTGCAGGAGCAACAGGGATGGTTCGTTCGTCAATGAAACTCCATGAGGTCTGCCGAGTGTCTGAGTAACTCGGTCGGAAGTGCAAAGTATTTTGGTGACTCGCCCTATTGTTGCGGTTTTAGGAGCCCTTGTGCAGTCTCGAGCGGAGTGGCGAATAGGCGTGCACTATTTCGTTTTCGGAAGATGGATGGTGAAAGTGATCCCATTCGCTTCGAGAAGGTCAAGAACTGGCTTGCTCGCGCCAACCTGATTGGTGTGCGCGCTCGGGTAGAAGTGCCAGTGTGCGTCGGTGATTACTCCAGTCTTTACGAGGTACGCATCTGAATTGATTTGCGCCTTCACCGATGATGTGAGTGAGTTGAATCCAACTTTTGATTCGTGGGCCACGCCGTCCACAAGCGCATCGAATACTCGCACGTTTGAGTTGCACACTTCGATACAAGCCATGGTGGAGGCTCGCACTTGAGTCTCGACAGACGCACCATGTGTGCCGAGTGATTGCTGCAGGCTCCTCTCGCCTGCGGCTCCGTCGGCGAGGAATCGAGAGGGCGCTCCCGCGCTGTGGCCTTCCCGCTTCAATGAAGCATCGAGGTAGTCGAGATTGGTTCGTCCGCTCTTCTGAAGTTGCAGGAGTGCCTTCTTGCTGGCGCCAGCCTCGATGAGAGGATCCCACGCCTTCCACAACTGACGAGACGCATCGATCCTTATTGACTCGGGAACTTTGTTGAGCCCCACAATCAGCGCGCCAACAGCACCAGCGAGCTCTGGGTGCTTCGCAACAAATGCGCCTGCTTTTCGGGGGATCGCTGTAGCGTCCCCCACAGCAGGGATCAGGCCCACTGCGCTGAATCCCGCGCCAACCCAATCAGCCTGAATCGCTGAGGCAATTGTGTCGCGCGCATCGGCAACACCTCCAACGATCCAGCCGATCCCGGGGATGAAGCTTGTTCCGCTACTGACAAGGTTTCCGGCAAGCCACGCCACCGAGTCTGTCCGCCATGCATCCCCTGCGAGGGCGCCCTTTGCAAAATCGCCAGCGTACTCCCAAGTAGACACTTCGACATCGACGAACAGCGGGTCGACGCCCTGGAGTTCTCTGTTCATCTCCTCGAAGTCGTCCTGGTGTCCGTCACCGTCAGTGTCGGCAACATTTGGGTCAGAACCGACTGTCAATACTTCTTGGTAGTCACTGAGTCCGTCTCGATCGGTGTCGGCGAAATACGGGCTCGTCTGGTTGTCGGCCTCTGCCGCATCGTGCAGGCGGTCATCGTCGGTGTCACCGAGTTCAGGGTTCGAGAAGCCGACAAACATGTACGTTGATCCACTCTCCCTTACCCGGTCCCCGGCCTCATCGCCGTCGAGTAGGCCATCCATATCGCCATCTGGGTCGAGCGGGTCTGTGAGAAAGGTCTCTCCGTTGTCGACTGTCCACCCAATGACCTCAACCCTGTCCGACAATCCATCATCGTCTGAGTCCGATTTGGTCGGGTTGGAGACTCCTCCATACGTAAAGGATCCTCCTGAAGACGGGAGGAGGTCCCCAGCTTCCTCACCATCAGAAAGGCCAT
This genomic stretch from Leucobacter sp. CX169 harbors:
- a CDS encoding serine hydrolase, giving the protein MTIAFTEEHGTQWSVLVTDIDTGEVLLSKTPDRVLDTASVGKIFLLHKLLTEVDAGTRSLEEMVTRRPVEHMDESGIWHLLQTSTLPLYDIAAFIGAFSDNAATNTLCRVLGLPAVQQHTRDLGYTESALDDVVRWPIPPGKPATLSHANATELVRFVSRLALEQDLSPASSDLLQRWLGAGMDLSMVASAFNLDPLAHYAFDRDVWLWNKTGTISNVRADLGLVMGRERRIAYAVLAKWDSGADGRDAVLAGMREVGDLLRK
- a CDS encoding LysR family transcriptional regulator, with the protein product MLNPSHLRTLVVVIEQGSFVAAANRLGYTPSAVSQQMAALEASAGVALFERTARSVRPTVAAQLMAQRSTTVLAELEAIQEAVNAAKSASGESLEELRLSVYPSLVHALSPFLAQLTGADGHSSRLRLSVRDPSLSVKALVDGEDIDVSVVYRVENTGLSWPKTLQSVAVGEDPYLFVVPRSWGLHHSPQVAVEALAGRPWVLHHTGSSDSVIIESLFAAHGLRPQIVARADDFAVSLRLAGSGIAGAYVPRAALNAVPADAVVLNVPDVHLSRSVWALVAPTAPHLLTQSLLQVLREIHRADAPAAPTPPTESKGAQ
- a CDS encoding amidohydrolase: MRSVLYVHPNIRSLDASESVHGAMLVTDGRIAALGTPADLAARVTPGTETIELPGEVVLPGFHDAHIHTGNLAREIGAPDLRGLASLDDTLAALREYAIANPGDTWVLGGRWDRNAWQGRPEPTRHHLDQIFGARPVALPSVDGHSVWANTAGLRAAGITAGSGDPVGGRIAREAGGTEPAGLLFESAMDEIRELSEAAIAADLHLYLREAHRRLLASGITHVTNFEGEDVRAAYARLRQDDQLGLRAHLGLSMDALDLAISEGRRTGDGDEWITTGPVKLFSDGALGSHTAHLHHAFEGDPGNQGIEVIPFAQLCELVDRAVAHGIAVATHAIGDRANTLVLDAYERAHAQTRAAGLTNRIEHAQHLRWADVPRFAELGVVASMQPIHCTSDFPLSVELLGDRDIAHYPWRSLIDAGALVAFGSDAPVEPANPLFGVHAAVTRMRRDGVPPGGREPEQRVSLTEALRGFTSAPARAAGLGSEFGRLAVGAHADFVALSQDPYAVDPGEIAGLSVALTAVAGDVVHIA
- a CDS encoding ABC transporter substrate-binding protein produces the protein MEKHTKVRALAGILSLGFAVAGLTACGGQSLSDTGDSAAADTKVEFMVVPEEEKAKSVIEGIEPSETAAALLPDNFKSDGLNWVTSVGYPPMEEWGTNGTDIIGVDPAMAHAISRKLGVNATLVDQEFNSMIPGLISKRYDVLASSMTDNAERRETTTFVNYVSAGNAFLVGKGNPEGIEVPDDLCGKTVAVVDSGSSALLADEYSKGCTDAGAAAYDILRFDGDSAANLAVQSGRAVATITDYPVAAARAADPVNEMDFVGIEGGESLWGLGIDNANPELAKAVQAALQELMDDGTYLELLKAWNVEGMAINEATINGGA
- a CDS encoding amino acid ABC transporter permease; translated protein: MSSRSRTVPFETPTGERIDIAPALHWKRWLTGAVVLALVLWAISILVFNPNIRWNRVGEYLFSPRILEGVMVTIWVSIAATILGLVLGVVLAIMKISKNPVLRVTAEGYIWFFRGTPVLVQLIFWFNLAFLLPYITLQIPFTQIGVRWDTNSLISGSVAALLGLGLNLAAYFAETVRAGIQAVDQGQREASLASGMTSGQTMRLIVLPQAMRIIIPPTGNEFISMLKTTSLIVVVAGNDLMTNASRIYKQNNLIIELLIVASIWYMFLTAIATYLQSLLEKRYGQDRVRLIRGEGFSQRVIRVATGAITLPRGPKGRSGPPPGAGAAAKEEKEVVR